The DNA window AGGGTCACACCTGATCTTCAAGAAACAGCCTTGGAGGAGTGCACCACGAACCACGACGAAGTGGGCCAAAGGAACTAGCACTGCTGAGTCCAGTGTAGGAGCTTACACGAGACATCTGTGGACTCTGCTGCCCACTAACATCTTCTTGGTCTTGCTCTCTCAGGGCAATGATGTAGTCATATGTACTGATTCCCTGTATTGGTTGGAATCAAATCAGTTCGACCCAAGAAAGGCTACAACATCATGTTAACAAACTATCCATGGTTCCTGTGTGTAGTGCTTACTCAGAGAAAAGTCAGTATCCATTTCCATTTTGCAGTTTATTGttttaattattttttttaaaaaaaactccaAAGTGGTACTTTAAGAAACTCCATGATGATATTAAATCCTATTGGCAGTATAAAAATTTTGTTCAATGAGTAAATGTCTGATGTCAGTATCCATAGTGCATACAAAGCATTGTACCCAAGTTTACATTATCCAAAAAAATGGTAAGTTGTGCAAGGAAGCTGAATACAAGCTGATCATCACTAAGGCATAACTTTGACAACCAGATTCTAGTCAACACAAAGATACTCATATCATTCACAAGGATATTATTATTCAAAGCTAAAATAGAATTAGACAAAAGGGAAATGTATCAGAACTTACCTTCTTGATAAGAAGAATGTGGAAAAAAAGAAGTTGGGCAATCGGGAGTGAAGCAACCATGGCTAGGATGCTACATGATGCCTGTGTCAAAAAAAGAACAATGCTTTGACCAATATTTCAAGAAAGATTGGTGAAAAGAGCTGGCTAATTTAATAACCTTTGAACTATTCAGTATCTGAAAGAAGTAGGATGACAGTTCATACCACCACAATCACAAAGGGCACCAAGGAGAAGCTGCTCCCTAGCTTTGAGACAATTTGAACAGAGAATTCCTTCCGCTCGACGAAGCATAGCACTAGCACCAGTACTCCAATTGCTGATTGTAGGATAAGCTGGCCCAAATTGCACAAATCATGCAGACCTGTCAATGGTCAACTAGGATGAAAAGGACCAGGACTAAAATGCTCTATGAAATTATGATGACCAAATTCAACGCATAAGAGTGACTGTTTCTAGAATGCACTTGATGCTGGCAACATGCTTAACAAGAGTGACACTAAGGTAAAGTATTATGCAAGCAGCTATATTACTACGATCTATCAGAGCATGGTAGGACCATAGGAGAACATGAGCTTACCAAGACAAGGGCAGTAGACATTAGAACAAAAAACCTCCTATAGTTTCTTTTTCCAATACAATTGTTGAGCCACTGTTGAGATTTGAGGAAAACAGGGAAGTTATTATATGCTAAGTGATGGAAATACGAATACAATTTTTAAGGAGTATGTTACCCGGCAGTGATGATCAAAACCATCTACGCATTTGTCACAAACTCTGCAGTGCTTACTATACTTCAACACCTACAGAGAAAATAGCAGACTATTAATATTTTTCTAtgcaaaagaagaagaagaagatcaacACCAATTACAAGAAATGTACCTGGACTTCACATAGGCTGCAGAAAAACATCCCTTCCTCACTGGCTTGCTGCTCAGAGGGACATTCATGTGATTGGCAGCAGGAGAAAACAGAAGAGAGAGGGTAGAATATAAGGAGAAATGCGGAGAAAGTAGAACTGCAGCAAGATGGATTCTTTTCCTTTTGTTGAGTCATTGACTTCTCACTAGACACTGCGACCTCATGTTCTTGCTTTCCTCCAGTTCCCTCTAGTTGCAACCGAGTATCTGAAACACCTTTTCTGGATTCCTTCAGATATTTGTGTTTTCCACTTCCATACAAGCTCATATACTTCTTTGATTTGAAGACCCCTGGGTCTGCTGGGTTCGCTGCAGCACACCAGATGTATAGAAAGAAGACACATAAAACCTGAGAAGCCAAATTACACACAAGGTCACAGAGATGTTACGTAAATAGACACATGAACCATAACACTACTAAGAAAATTTTCATAGCAGGTTTTTCTATATAGCAATATTTTTATTTCCACAACAGAGCACAACAATTTTGTTAAAAGCAAATAAAGCTTGCAAACAAGTTAAGTACTATGAATTCATGATAATCATGGGTAACCTAGAATAAGGGGTCAAGACAATGGAACCCATTTCACAAAACTGTGTTTCACGAGTTTGCATCATTACagaaacacaacagcaccaaaAAAACACCATAGGAATATTAACAAAACAGCCAATGTTAGTGTAATAAGGCTAATTATGCCATGTCACTCTCCAGTCCACAAAGTCCTACCAAACACGTACTGTGGCTGGCGAACAACCCAAGAAGACAGTAGAGCTGAAGTGGACAGAAATGAAGAGGCTCCAAGAGCCTGACATGTACAGCTCCTGCTTGCTCTGAAACTACATTTCCCCGATGGTGTCACATGAGCAACATATAAGCAAACTGTCCTTAAGTTTGTGACAGATGCAAAATTTCACCAACCGCGAAGGCCAAAGCAAAGCCGATGAATTGAGCGAACCAGACAATAACTTCCAGAGTTAGGACGCCACACGATGGCACCAGAATTGCCCAGACTAGCCAAACGATTTAACTTGTACCACCTTTAAACAAGCAACAAAGTACAGAAATCGTACCAGATACGCAAGACTGCCAAATAACACATTCCATGATTAGGATACTTAATTCGGCACGTTCTCTAGTTCCAGCAACCACTACCGGGCCCATATGGCAGCACCCAGATGGGGATCCAAAGGCACCAGACAAGCAAAACACAAGGCGCTCACTCGACTCGGCGTGACATCAAAGAAGAGCCAAGCACGAGCTCTCACCAGCGGAGTGTAGAGCCCCATGACCACGTActggaacaccttcctcccaaCGAAGGGGGCGAAGAACACGTAGAACGCGAACGCCAGCGCCAAGAACACGGACACGGCCACCACCTGCAAGAGAAATGGAATCTTCAGTAATCACAGGCGGCAAAGGAACCCCGGCCAGCAAGAAAAATGCGCGAAATTTCAGCGAGAACGAACCTGGAGAGGATGGTACGGGAGCTGCCACCCGTGCCGCCTCATTGCCACTCCCAAGAAAAGCAGAATCGGCAGAAGAAACACGAGAAAGAACAAAGAACCCTCCTTTTGCCTTCCTGCTCTCCTCCTCGCGCCAAGGGACGCGATCACTACCGGAACTTCCCAGGATCAAGCGCTCAAGCACCGAGCCCGCGGCTTCTGCTCGCTCTCGCCATGGATTCGCTCTTGCCGCGGTGGTCGCGACCGCATCTGTGGGCTGGCGCCCGGTGGCCGGTGGGCGAGAGGGGGGAATGGGGGAGCGTTTGGGAGGGAGACCAAAGGTTGGAGAGCATTAAATGCCGCACTGCGCTGCGCAGATTTACGGGAGAGCGGCGAGCgagaggggaagggaggggaggtGGTTTGGTTTGGCTGGCGTGGCCGTGGCTGCTTCGCTTTGGGCGCTCACGTGAACCTCCCTCGCCAGAGTCCGGTCTCCACTGTGACTGATGACTGTGGCAGTAGCAGCAGGGCCGCCTGGCTGTCTGGCTGTCAGTGTGGGGCCCAGTGACAGCCGGTTTGTTTAACCCCTTGTCATCCATGGTCCTCGGATGGACCTTGAgactcttcttttccttttacTTTTGTAGTAGCTTTGAACTTTTCATGCCAGGGACGTTTCCAGCAGAGTTTGCAGAGCATGGTAATTTTTTCTCTTGTTTAGACGAGTACAGTAATTTTTCACTGATTTGTGGCCATGGGTATTTAGCTACTACTATGGCTCATGTTCACTTTTAAGGTCTTATTGTGAAAAAAGTGAAACAAATTACCCACTTAAAGCGTCATGAATTTTTAACCACAAGTCAGAATCCAATGTTTGACGTCGTCGACACTGGTTGGATTATATATATCTGGTGGTTTGCAGGTAGTAATGCTGATTAGTTGCCGTCTTGACGGCAGGCATGAGATAAGGCATTTGCCTATATTAAGAGACATTGCATGGTGCCAAATTTGCTTACATGTGAAACATATTTATAATAAAAATGGCCGGTACTGTATCAATAGTTCCAGAAATACTTACAAAGAGCTATAGCTCTAGCAATCAACGATGAGTATCCAAAGCAAATCTTCCATTGGAGACATGTAAGTGCTAACGTATCATACAAATgttataaataaataaaagatacaTGAACCAATGTGTGCCATTGAACATAGTATATGCAAGAGCATTGTTGAAACACGATGCAGATGTAGATATTTACACACGCATACTCCTATGAGCGTACGTATAGCTTGTCCCTGCGAGCAACTTCAAAAAATTTAGACGGTATATCTTAAGATTAATAAATTTATCGTATATTTTTGTTACTATAGTGTAGTGTAGTAAAGATTTCCCGAAAGATCATGCGAACCAAAGGTAACTCTCACTTCCATGTGCATCAACTACATTGGCAGTGGCGCAATGTCTGAATTTCCAGTATCCAACATATCAGCATCCATGACAGTGTCACGCCGTCCGTACACAACAGTCTGTCAGGGATCAGCAGCTAGCGGCCTCGATTCACAAAACTATGCTGACACGTTCATTTTCTTGACGATTCTGTCTGTCAACAACTCAACATTGTTTTATACGATCAGTGCTGTACTAAACCAGCCTTGAGCTTATACCTTTTGGGGTTagcaaaacaaaaaaaatattgTGGATCAGTACTGGGTTGTTGTGCCTGTTTTGTCCTTTGCTGTTGTTGTTCTCCTTGAAACCATCAACAACGTCTTCGATAGACTTTATCAAGATCTACAGATGCAAAGCAGATTCCGGACGGGTGAATCGTGAGAACTCGTGCTGCCTACCCTGGTCTGATCCCTGGAATACAGATGATACGTAAGAAATTGAGAAAAATGTACTTTCGTAGTAAAGTTCATGTATTTATCATCAAGTTAATGATCACAGAATGTTACTCTTTTCTTATAAAAAAATGTGACTCTTCTTTTCTTGTTAAAAAAAGGACACAAAGGGATGGATGCTCAAGCAAAATGTCAAAAGCCCATGATTCAAATGATAATGGGCTAAAATCATCACAAGGAGCCAGGCAAAGAACAATTATCAACTTTGTAAAAGCTGCTATGACTATGAGCCCGTGACCATGCATATGGATCGCCTCATTTCACGCACTCATTTTGCCTGCCCTTTTGGACAGTGCAGCATAGGTTCCTCATGATGCCGTCGCCAGCAGCAGTTGACCCCTCACTTAAGCAAGGAATCACCCTTGCTATGATTGCCCATTCCAAGCTCCATGTGCCGAGGAAATTTAACCCGCGTGCTTTTTACTTAATCCTCAATCAACCGCATAATACATGCATGgtaggaataatcttgttttatACAGTAGAATCATACGGAACACATACCGAACTTATCTGTGAGAAGAAAACTAACTGTGTGGGCGCTTGTCTATCATAGATACCACAGTTATAGATAGGGCCCTGATTTATCAATTGCAAATCTGGAGCATGTGGCATTTAAGAAACATCAACCTACCCTTTTCAATCAGTTGGGGGATAACCTTACCTATCCCCAAGGAAATAGTGCTCCATTGAAGCAAATCATGCTCACACCGTCACTGAGCTTTTCGATGAACTAATCAAGTGATCGGACGGGGCACTATGTGCCACAGGCACTAGGATGCATTTGAAACCTCGCACCTGTGTTCTCTACCGCTCCCTGGCATCTTCACGTGTCCTCTAGGTGGTGTCACTTGGCAAGATGCCCCTTGTGACTTGAGAGCCGGGAGAGACAGTGAATGGATGGGAGTGCGCTGTCACAGCCTCAACTCCGGTTAAAAAAAGTTGGGTTCTGACTTTTTCTGGCGAGCAAGTTCTTGGTTGGCCAGCGCTAGTCTACTAGGCTCCTAGTTTACTTTGGAGTTCGGATGAAAAGGGCGGCACCTCACCTCAAGGACCTAGCTGCTGGCCGGCTGCCGGCATGTGATTCGGACCTCGGTTTGGCGCGAGGCGTGAGACAGCACAGTGATGGGGATGGCCCTTGAGCTTCCTCTCTTGAGCTGTCAGTGTTAGCCGCGCTGCTGCGTAGGTAGGGCCATGGGTGGTGGACATGGGCACACCTCCTGACGCAGCTGCTCGCCGCTAGAGGCCACCGGGGACGGCACCGTTTGGAGCCAGCCCATCTAGTTCAGCCACGAACTCGCGCGTCATATTATTCTAGGTTTTTGCTGTGTCGACCGCGATTTGGGAGGAAGGGTTGAGCATTGAAGGAGCGGAGGGGTGAGCGCGGCTTACCAGGAGCAGGAGGGGACGCcgtcgaggcggcggcgcgtgcggccGGCCGAGGTCGAACACGTCGCCGGGCAGCACGGCGCACGCCGCCAATCCAGCCACGGCAGCTGCTTTCCCCAGCGGGAACCGTCCGATAGTTTGTACGGCCAGGGAGTATAACGGGCTGATCTGGAGTATAACGGCCGATAGAGGGCTAGAGGTCACCGGGGACGGCACCGTTTGAaggactttttttaaaaaaaaggatagaaaaaaaataaatttgaaaaaggggtaccgatttgaaaattttcgaaaaatgggtgcctcccgcccgatcaacggacggaaggcgtggggccggcgacctcccgcccattcaacgggcgggaggtccgaaAATTTTTCCTAGGCCCTCCTCTTCGcgaaagtttcttattcgcgaagagacccctgacgcatcccgcccgcccaggtcctctcttcgcgaataacaaacttttcttatttgcgaagagaCCCCTGACGCATcccgcccgcccgttgggcgggaggcatcctgcccgcccaacgggcgggaagTTCCCATTTTCTTATTTTCTGTTTGAATTCTTGTTTTACatactatttaaaattcatactttttcaaatataagatttattcgccatactcttttgtatacatataaaattttaattcaattttacgaaaaagattactgtatctaaaactcgtatgaagatggctaaacgataacgttttgcaacgtagaatccaaatattacgatagtacgatacatcaacctactaaaaataaaatagtatcatacaaaaaacagtttaaatatatagagtccaccgaatcaggagtatctactccgcctgtcccggacctcgcgctctcgtggtcctcccccctagtcctaggccgtcggcgtatgtggccCTCCGAATACGtgagtgcatctggagcacggtgaggacgaggcggaggaggtgtcggcgtgaacgggtcatcctgggattGTGCAGCTtgagcgtcatacgtctggaAGGGACCAATAATATtaggcccggcgccgccgcccaccaactcCGACCAACTGAtggagccgccctcccagtcgtcccagtccggcacaccgaatagACCACTGTGTGCAGAAGCTCCCATCGACCAAGCATGCTGAGTATAGCCCTGAGAGTACAGAGCAGCTAGCGTCGAacccgacgggagagacgttACTGAAGCATAgacgccaaacgtctgaggcttcATTCTcgcaggaggaggtcccattgctGTCAAGTGCATGCCtataaaaacaaacgaaattagtcgtgtaaatcaaagttgatcgaaatggcaattataaaggacttacagctcgaagtggcggcagtaccgctggacgctgtgTGCGGTCCTGCAGAGGTtgacgggccagctgtgtacacgtggacggacgcatgagatgaactggaggcccccacgtcgtctctgccgtgacacgtcagtgcacgtaacgctcgcgtcaagttgtcttGAATCCAACAAAAACTGTCTTTGTACTGTGcgtccggtacacgtactccatATTCAATCAACGTGATCTAAGATGCAGCTTCGACCTCCTcgcagttgatcagatcgatctgcatgagtaatgggaagcagagtaatattgttatcgattttttataaaaaagatttaataattgaagttgcgaaaaactattgaaaatactaaaaactattcaaaatataactatcctaagaaatatttctaaaagtaattaaaaatactaaagactattcaaaa is part of the Panicum hallii strain FIL2 chromosome 2, PHallii_v3.1, whole genome shotgun sequence genome and encodes:
- the LOC112883208 gene encoding probable protein S-acyltransferase 22; translation: MRRHGWQLPYHPLQVVAVSVFLALAFAFYVFFAPFVGRKVFQYVVMGLYTPLVLCVFFLYIWCAAANPADPGVFKSKKYMSLYGSGKHKYLKESRKGVSDTRLQLEGTGGKQEHEVAVSSEKSMTQQKEKNPSCCSSTFSAFLLIFYPLSSVFSCCQSHECPSEQQASEEGMFFCSLCEVQVLKYSKHCRVCDKCVDGFDHHCRWLNNCIGKRNYRRFFVLMSTALVLLILQSAIGVLVLVLCFVERKEFSVQIVSKLGSSFSLVPFVIVVASCSILAMVASLPIAQLLFFHILLIKKGISTYDYIIALREQDQEDVSGQQSPQMSRVSSYTGLSSASSFGPLRRGSWCTPPRLFLEDQYDVIPSEAGSSHNSATKRKGDEVRRKKGSGAVKISPWALARLNAEEVSRVAAEARKKSKVLVPIRKDDYSRGHETDSSYGGMSSGRIDLGPDSKRRTNRRGRQPSDLSLKPVAKISTDAIDSTGSEMPPEALSSLAPLQLEARSAFHPSRAASSANVGGSSPDSSLDSPDLHLYRVSAVSSSGAEDLQLTALTAPGCTPQQGIELSRSTSDGYEASGGEDSDRIPSRIVHRSSNWASIILNSDQSASSSGILVPKNRLS